One Pyrus communis chromosome 4, drPyrComm1.1, whole genome shotgun sequence genomic region harbors:
- the LOC137730983 gene encoding uncharacterized protein isoform X1 — MAATDADFHLRPSLQSAIPIGEFGFADVGNLEHCIKYLNQTLVTFGFPASLDLFANDPVSVARTCNCMYALVQQRQRDVEFRESANEQRQRLLSDISRLEAKVERLEGQLQVKDREIATITRTEAKATAAFKSQIEKLQQERDEFQRMVIGNQQVRTQQMHEMKKKEKEYIKLQERLNQVLMEKKKESRSGMEIMNLLQKEGRQRGTWNGKKADNDFHKKIVDAYEAKNQELMAENSDLKALLRSMQVDMRDFINAPNGLSKQSRDVNERVETDCTQSPLGGRTDVFDLPFHMARDQIEENLRNKMASIKERMVQLQDAQKEAEVTSEVTERELELEAQLVEARSIIQEQASIMSKQLAKSERPRNLNGGHLNSGRDSNISSPVEGVRN, encoded by the exons ATGGCAGCGACGGATGCAGACTTCCATCTTAGA CCGTCGCTTCAGTCTGCCATCCCAATCGG AGAGTTCGGATTTGCCGATGTGGGGAATTTGGAGCATTGCATTAAGTATTTGAATCAGACGCTTGTTACCTTCGGATTCCCGGCGTCACTCGATCTCTTCGCAAATGATCCG GTTTCTGTTGCTCGGACTTGCAATTGTATGTATGCCTTGGTTCAGCAGCGACAAAGGGATGTTGAATTTCGAGAGTCCGCTAACGAACAGAGACAGCG GCTATTGTCAGACATATCAAGATTAGAAGCTAAAGTTGAGAGGCTTGAGGGGCAGTTACAAGTCAAGGACAGGGAGATAGCAACTATTACACGAACG GAAGCTAAAGCTACAGCAGCTTTTAAATCCCAAATTGAGAAGCTACAGCAGGAGCGAGATGAGTTTCAGAGGATGGTCATTGGCAATCAG CAAGTTAGGACTCAACAAATGCATgagatgaagaaaaaagaaaaggagtaCATAAAGTTGCAG GAGAGGCTAAACCAAGTGTTGATGGAGAAAAAGAAGGAATCTAGATCAGGCATGGAGATAATGAATTTGCTTCAG AAAGAAGGGAGGCAGCGTGGAACATGGAATGGAAAGAAGGCTGATAATGATTTTCATAAAAAGATT GTGGATGCTTATGAGGCAAAAAATCAAGAATTAATGGCAGAGAATTCCGATTTGAAGGCATTATTACGATCCATGCAG GTCGATATGCGCGATTTCATAAATGCTCCAAATGGGCTATCCAAGCAGTCCCGTGATGTAAATGAACGAGTTGAAACTGACTGCACCCAGTCTCCATTGGGTGGGAGGACG GATGTCTTTGACTTGCCTTTTCACATGGCTAGAGATCAAATAGAAGAAAATCTTCGAAATAAGATGGCTTCCATAAAG GAGCGTATGGTTCAATTGCAAGATGCACAAAAAGAAGCAGAGGTTACATCTGAAGTAACCGAGAGGGAGCTTGAGCTTGAAGCTCAACTTGTCGAGGCAAGGAGCATAATTCAAGAGCAG GCATCCATAATGTCTAAACAATTGGCCAAGTCCGAGAGGCCAAG GAATCTGAATGGCGGCCATTTGAATTCTGGCAGGGATTCTAATATTTCATCACCTGTTGAG GGGGTAAGAAATTAA
- the LOC137730983 gene encoding uncharacterized protein isoform X2: protein MAATDADFHLRPSLQSAIPIGEFGFADVGNLEHCIKYLNQTLVTFGFPASLDLFANDPVSVARTCNCMYALVQQRQRDVEFRESANEQRQRLLSDISRLEAKVERLEGQLQVKDREIATITRTEAKATAAFKSQIEKLQQERDEFQRMVIGNQQVRTQQMHEMKKKEKEYIKLQERLNQVLMEKKKESRSGMEIMNLLQKEGRQRGTWNGKKADNDFHKKIVDAYEAKNQELMAENSDLKALLRSMQVDMRDFINAPNGLSKQSRDVNERVETDCTQSPLGGRTDVFDLPFHMARDQIEENLRNKMASIKERMVQLQDAQKEAEVTSEVTERELELEAQLVEARSIIQEQASIMSKQLAKSERPRDSNISSPVEGVRN from the exons ATGGCAGCGACGGATGCAGACTTCCATCTTAGA CCGTCGCTTCAGTCTGCCATCCCAATCGG AGAGTTCGGATTTGCCGATGTGGGGAATTTGGAGCATTGCATTAAGTATTTGAATCAGACGCTTGTTACCTTCGGATTCCCGGCGTCACTCGATCTCTTCGCAAATGATCCG GTTTCTGTTGCTCGGACTTGCAATTGTATGTATGCCTTGGTTCAGCAGCGACAAAGGGATGTTGAATTTCGAGAGTCCGCTAACGAACAGAGACAGCG GCTATTGTCAGACATATCAAGATTAGAAGCTAAAGTTGAGAGGCTTGAGGGGCAGTTACAAGTCAAGGACAGGGAGATAGCAACTATTACACGAACG GAAGCTAAAGCTACAGCAGCTTTTAAATCCCAAATTGAGAAGCTACAGCAGGAGCGAGATGAGTTTCAGAGGATGGTCATTGGCAATCAG CAAGTTAGGACTCAACAAATGCATgagatgaagaaaaaagaaaaggagtaCATAAAGTTGCAG GAGAGGCTAAACCAAGTGTTGATGGAGAAAAAGAAGGAATCTAGATCAGGCATGGAGATAATGAATTTGCTTCAG AAAGAAGGGAGGCAGCGTGGAACATGGAATGGAAAGAAGGCTGATAATGATTTTCATAAAAAGATT GTGGATGCTTATGAGGCAAAAAATCAAGAATTAATGGCAGAGAATTCCGATTTGAAGGCATTATTACGATCCATGCAG GTCGATATGCGCGATTTCATAAATGCTCCAAATGGGCTATCCAAGCAGTCCCGTGATGTAAATGAACGAGTTGAAACTGACTGCACCCAGTCTCCATTGGGTGGGAGGACG GATGTCTTTGACTTGCCTTTTCACATGGCTAGAGATCAAATAGAAGAAAATCTTCGAAATAAGATGGCTTCCATAAAG GAGCGTATGGTTCAATTGCAAGATGCACAAAAAGAAGCAGAGGTTACATCTGAAGTAACCGAGAGGGAGCTTGAGCTTGAAGCTCAACTTGTCGAGGCAAGGAGCATAATTCAAGAGCAG GCATCCATAATGTCTAAACAATTGGCCAAGTCCGAGAGGCCAAG GGATTCTAATATTTCATCACCTGTTGAG GGGGTAAGAAATTAA
- the LOC137730983 gene encoding uncharacterized protein isoform X3, with amino-acid sequence MAATDADFHLRPSLQSAIPIGEFGFADVGNLEHCIKYLNQTLVTFGFPASLDLFANDPVSVARTCNCMYALVQQRQRDVEFRESANEQRQRLLSDISRLEAKVERLEGQLQVKDREIATITRTEAKATAAFKSQIEKLQQERDEFQRMVIGNQQVRTQQMHEMKKKEKEYIKLQERLNQVLMEKKKESRSGMEIMNLLQKEGRQRGTWNGKKADNDFHKKIVDAYEAKNQELMAENSDLKALLRSMQVDMRDFINAPNGLSKQSRDVNERVETDCTQSPLGGRTDVFDLPFHMARDQIEENLRNKMASIKERMVQLQDAQKEAEVTSEVTERELELEAQLVEARSIIQEQASIMSKQLAKSERPRG; translated from the exons ATGGCAGCGACGGATGCAGACTTCCATCTTAGA CCGTCGCTTCAGTCTGCCATCCCAATCGG AGAGTTCGGATTTGCCGATGTGGGGAATTTGGAGCATTGCATTAAGTATTTGAATCAGACGCTTGTTACCTTCGGATTCCCGGCGTCACTCGATCTCTTCGCAAATGATCCG GTTTCTGTTGCTCGGACTTGCAATTGTATGTATGCCTTGGTTCAGCAGCGACAAAGGGATGTTGAATTTCGAGAGTCCGCTAACGAACAGAGACAGCG GCTATTGTCAGACATATCAAGATTAGAAGCTAAAGTTGAGAGGCTTGAGGGGCAGTTACAAGTCAAGGACAGGGAGATAGCAACTATTACACGAACG GAAGCTAAAGCTACAGCAGCTTTTAAATCCCAAATTGAGAAGCTACAGCAGGAGCGAGATGAGTTTCAGAGGATGGTCATTGGCAATCAG CAAGTTAGGACTCAACAAATGCATgagatgaagaaaaaagaaaaggagtaCATAAAGTTGCAG GAGAGGCTAAACCAAGTGTTGATGGAGAAAAAGAAGGAATCTAGATCAGGCATGGAGATAATGAATTTGCTTCAG AAAGAAGGGAGGCAGCGTGGAACATGGAATGGAAAGAAGGCTGATAATGATTTTCATAAAAAGATT GTGGATGCTTATGAGGCAAAAAATCAAGAATTAATGGCAGAGAATTCCGATTTGAAGGCATTATTACGATCCATGCAG GTCGATATGCGCGATTTCATAAATGCTCCAAATGGGCTATCCAAGCAGTCCCGTGATGTAAATGAACGAGTTGAAACTGACTGCACCCAGTCTCCATTGGGTGGGAGGACG GATGTCTTTGACTTGCCTTTTCACATGGCTAGAGATCAAATAGAAGAAAATCTTCGAAATAAGATGGCTTCCATAAAG GAGCGTATGGTTCAATTGCAAGATGCACAAAAAGAAGCAGAGGTTACATCTGAAGTAACCGAGAGGGAGCTTGAGCTTGAAGCTCAACTTGTCGAGGCAAGGAGCATAATTCAAGAGCAG GCATCCATAATGTCTAAACAATTGGCCAAGTCCGAGAGGCCAAG GGGGTAA